From a single Gavia stellata isolate bGavSte3 chromosome 5, bGavSte3.hap2, whole genome shotgun sequence genomic region:
- the LOC132317110 gene encoding maestro heat-like repeat-containing protein family member 2B, whose protein sequence is MRGRPCKRFGSLVGLLATLTSDCLATSRQRAWVCLGYLLQMQARTMEVVPQADEIRCLGEELNSPDTVQTCAKIAKAVCKCIPPAQATDFLTAVLPSLLHVTPTCVKPLWKWVFIFLVECRKEIVQEVPKILKTLCTYMRQSTHRPFLLWAVFLLAHFHQEPVISSLLRKGLPMDSDVVELWRSLGRSTIGIQVLRCLVEKLNRARNNCLGTNSSACEWHNHETALETLMITRAISEVVLALRSTEELRQLLPHLLPSLLRWASETLGEERLLSPLGEGGRQLFLKGQVLEEKPCRVFLMALELVLGKCMAEKWMRLLMNRAAWALLEDPLTHSDGVRLLTSVLVHAGLLSPCLKQTLFPWLDSCSVKLRVTATAFFAELSWDCSTTRTRE, encoded by the exons ATG agaggacgTCCTTGCAAGCGGTTCGGCTCCCTGGTGGGATTGCTGGCGACTCTGACCAGCGACTGCCTGGCCACGTCCCGCCAGAGGGCATGGGTCTGCCTTGGCTACCTTCTCCAAATGCAAG CCaggaccatggaggtggtgcctcaggcagatgagatcaggtgccttggtgaggagctgaacagcccagacaccGTGCAGACCTGcgccaaaatagcaaag gctgtttgcaagtgCATCCCTCCAGCGCAGGCTACAGACTTTCTGACTGCGGTCCTGCCCAGCTTGCTGCACGTCACACCCACGTGTGTGAAGCCACTATGGAAGTGGGTGTTcatcttcctggtggaatgcaggaaagaaatagTCCAGGAG gtgccaaaaatcctgaagaccctttgcacctacatgcggcagagcacccacaggcccttcctGCTCTGGGCCGTGTTTCTCCTCGCCCACTTTCACCAGGAGCCCGTCATCAGCAGTCTCCTCCGGAAAGGTCTGCCCATGGACAG TGACGTggtggagctgtggaggagcctggggagaagcaccATTGGGATTCAGGTCCTGAGGTGCTTAGTGGAGAAACTAAACAGAGCACGAAACAACTGCCTGGGGACCAACTCCTCCGCTTGTGAGTGGCACAACCATGAGACTGCTCTGGAGACTTTGATG ATCACCCGTGCCATCTCCGAAGTGGTGCTTGCCCTGAGGAGCACGGaggagctcaggcagctgcttccccacctccttcccagcctcctgaggTGGGCCAGTGAAACCCTGGGCGAGGAGCGGCTGCTTTCCCCCCTGGGAGAAGGCGGAAGACAACTGTTCCTCAAGGGCCAGGTGCTTGAGGAGAAGCCGTGCAG gGTTTTCCTTATGGCTTTAGAGTTGGTGCTAGGCAAATGCATGGCAGAGAAGTGGATGCGGCTGCTCATGAATCGGGCAGCGTGGGCTCTCCTTGAAGACCCCCTGACCCATTCTGATGGGGTGCGTCTCCTGACCAG CGTCCTGGTCCATGCTGGGCTTCTATCACCCTGTCTGAAGCAGACCCTCTTCCCATGGCTGGATTCCTGCTCAGTTAAGCTGCGGGTGACAGCTACAGCCTTCTTTGCTGAG CTCTCTTGGGACTGCAGCACAACAAGGACCCGCGAGTGA